The proteins below come from a single Zea mays cultivar B73 chromosome 8, Zm-B73-REFERENCE-NAM-5.0, whole genome shotgun sequence genomic window:
- the LOC100285398 gene encoding uncharacterized protein LOC100285398 codes for METLLSPSTLFTLPLRGSSRRPSLAASVSSRPTVSCSSALKRPQAGAVAASSHGDGVGRNWMSFLHHGLAAAALSLAIGLTPAPAPAVASEFDVLNDGAPVDSYVVDDAGVLSRVTKSDVKRLARDLEARKNIRLNFITVRKLTSKADAFEYADQVLEKWYPTIEEGNNKGIVVLVTSQKEGAVTGGPAFIQAVGDQILDATVSENLPVLATDEKYNEAILSTAKRLAAAIDGLPDTGGPSFKENKRESNFKTKEETEEKRGQFTLVVGGLLVIAVVVPMAQYYAYVSKK; via the exons ATGGAGACCCTCCTCTCCCCCTCCACATTGTTCACGCTACCACTCCGTGGCTCCAGCAGGAGACCGTCTCTGGCTGCTAGCGTCTCGTCCAGGCCCACCGTGTCCTGCTCCAGCGCGCTCAAGAGGCCACAGGCCGGCGCCGTCGCTGCCTCCTCCCATGGAGACGGCGTCGGCAGGAACTGGATGTCGTTCCTGCACCACGGCCTGGCGGCGGCCGCGCTGTCGCTGGCCATCGGCCTGACCCCGGCGCCCGCGCCGGCGGTGGCGTCGGAGTTCGACGTGCTGAACGACGGGGCCCCCGTGGACTCCTACGTGGTGGACGACGCCGGCGTGCTGAGCCGCGTCACCAAGTCCGACGTCAAGCGGCTTGCCCGCGACCTCGAGGCCCGCAAGAACATCCGCCTCAACTTCATCACCGTCCGCAAGCTCACG AGCAAGGCTGACGCGTTCGAGTACGCGGACCAAGTCCTGGAGAAGTGGTACCCCACGATTGAGGAGGGCAACAACAAGGGCATCGTGGTGCTCGTCACAAGCCAGAAGGAGGGCGCCGTCACCGGGGGGCCCGCCTTCATCCAGGCCGTCGGCGACCAGATTCTCGACGCCACCGTGTCTGAGAACCTCCCAG TCCTCGCGACCGACGAGAAGTACAACGAGGCGATCTTGAGCACGGCGAAGCGGCTGGCGGCGGCGATCGACGGGCTGCCGGACACTGGTGGCCCGTCGTTCAAGGAGAACAAGCGGGAGTCCAACTTCAAGACCAAGGAGGAGACGGAGGAGAAGCGCGGGCAGTTCACGCTCGTCGTCGGCGGCCTGCTCGTCATCGCCGTCGTCGTGCCCATGGCGCAGTACTACGCCTACGTGTCCAAGAAGTGA